A window from Mya arenaria isolate MELC-2E11 chromosome 9, ASM2691426v1 encodes these proteins:
- the LOC128246104 gene encoding uncharacterized protein K02A2.6-like, whose translation MDWESKDLPSAFRKFKEHANFMFGGPLNKKSEEAQCNYLMLWVGEKGRQIFSTWNLSDDDNKTLKNYYDGFESYCAPKSNHIFSRYKFKSRAQEDGEPFESFVTQLKILIKDCGYPVGIQDEMIRDHIVFGIKSNKIREKLINEGSELTLTKCIDLARTHELSQSQVKDITANGQFVNAVGSRKPGRTKPPQRETFHRQPEAQNSKYGHSEARSSKYGQSARTNIQICDNCGNKHQRKDYCPAKGKVCLYCNRLNHFAKMCRKKDNDSKKVNEVNNFDIRSDLDCYSQNDFFVNSIEHDSLSNQAFAKVKVGTSIIDMKIDTGAQVNVLPKSLYLKLSLKGPLRQAQKRLTAYDGKPLCVEGYITIPCKYNGQTYNEEFYIVKSGSSPILGLQTCLRMNLINLVLAMNSSTPSKDNVNHTPLTKDKVLSKYADVFEGIGQLPGECEIHLHENVLPVVHPPRKVPVAIKDKLKVELDRMEHLNVTCKVTEPTDWVNSLVTVEKANGSLRICLDPKDLNEAIKRPHYPNKTLDDILPELSNATIFSKLDARSGYWSIKLTEKASYLTTFNSPFGRYRFLRLPFGLNNANDLFQEKMDHCLENLPGVRTIVDDIVVFGKDHADHDRNFDMLMTRCREMGIKLNADKTDIGKSEIPFFGHILSSEGLKMDPAKVKAIQDMPPPNSKSELQTVLGMVTYLQRFAPKLSEITLPLRQLLSKDVEFVWDMPQQEAFQKVKNVITQSPGPVLAYFDPKKEITLQVDASKYGLAAVLMQDEKPVSFASKSLTKTEVNYAQITKELYAIFFGCKRFHQYVYGKRIKCQSDHKPLLAIWKKGLHCAPPTWQRLLLQLQKYDVELIFVPGKQIPLADTLSRKYLPDTYPEIAEGLDVHVHAVMSNLPVSDQKMELIRTATESDSQMQLLAKVILEGWSNDRPQCPSTLLEFWNFRDELSVVDGIILKGNKILIPKEIRPLMLEKIHEGHFGVEKCTQRAREVLFWPNMSSEIKSLVLNCPICLEHRCSNQKEPLQPSKVPDRPWQICATDLFHWNNSDYVLLVDAYSRYFEVSMLPNSRSVTVIDKLKGYFSRHGIPEVLRSDNGPCYDSLEFNKFAEQYDFKHITSSPGHSSGNGLAEITVKTIKSLFTKTKQAGNDPYLALLEYRNAPLQCGQSPAQLLMSRQLRSTLPLVDKQLKPRVHDMQTVKDKMHISKQKSKFYHDQSAKPLRSLEIGESVRELSKLLQAVNSSTDCENPTSKKERCYIIGLAANY comes from the exons ATGGATTGGGAGTCAAAGGACTTGCCAAGTGCTTTTAGAAAGTTCAAGGAGCACGCAAACTTTATGTTTGGAGGACCTCTAAACAAAAAGTCTGAGGAAGCCCAGTGCAATTACTTAATGCTATGGGTTGGAGAAAAAGGAAGACAAATTTTCTCCACATGGAACTTAAGTGACGATGACAACAAGACACTTAAGAATTACTATGACGGATTTGAGAGCTACTGTGCCCCGAAGTCAAATCACATCTTCAGCCGTTACAAGTTTAAGTCACGCGCACAGGAAGATGGAGAACCATTCGAGTCGTTCGTCACGCAGCTGAAAATTCTTATAAAGGACTGTGGTTACCCAGTCGGGATTCAAGACGAGATGATCCGAGATCACATTGTGTTTGggattaaatcaaacaaaatccGTGAAAAGCTAATCAATGAAGGATCAGAGCTCACACTGACAAAGTGTATAGACCTAGCTCGCACCCATGAGCTCAGCCAGTCCCAAGTGAAGGATATCACTGCAAATGGACAATTTGTAAATGCAGTCGGGAGTCGGAAACCAGGCAGGACCAAGCCGCCACAGAGGGAGACGTTCCACAGACAGCCTGAAGCCCAGAACTCCAAATATGGACATAGTGAAGCCCGGAGTTCCAAATATGGACAAAGTGCAAGGactaacattcaaatatgtgaCAATTGTGGTAACAAACACCAAAGGAAAGACTACTGCCCTGCCAAGGGAAAAGTGTGTCTTTACTGCAATAGACTGAACCACTTCGCAAAAATGTGTCGCAAGAAGGACAATGACAGCAAGAAGGTCAATGAGgtaaacaattttgatataagatCTGATCTCGATTGTTACTCTCAGAATGATTTCTTTGTAAATAGCATTGAACATGACTCATTGTCAAACCAAGCATTTGCCAAAGTAAAAGTAGGCACATCCATAATAGACATGAAAATTGACACAGGTGCGCAAGTTAATGTCCTCCCAAAGTCACTGTACTTGAAACTAAGCTTAAAGGGTCCATTACGACAAGCTCAGAAACGCCTCACTGCTTATGATGGCAAACCACTATGCGTGGAAGGTTACATAACCATACCTTGTAAGTACAATGGTCAAACTTACAATGAAGAGTTTTACATAGTTAAATCAGGTTCAAGCCCCATATTAGGCTTACAGACATGTTTGAGAATGAATCTGATAAATCTTGTACTTGCAATGAATTCTAGTACCCCAAGCAAAGATAATGTAAATCACACACCTCTCACAAAGGATAAAGTCCTCTCGAAATACGCAGACGTTTTCGAAGGTATTGGTCAGTTGCCAGGTGAATGTGAAATTCACTTGCATGAAAACGTCTTACCTGTAGTTCACCCACCTCGCAAAGTCCCTGTCGCAATTAAAGACAAACTCAAGGTAGAACTTGATCGCATGGAACATCTAAATGTCACTTGCAAAGTCACTGAACCTACAGACTGGGTAAACAGTTTGGTCACTGTAGAAAAAGCAAACGGTTCTTTAAGGATATGCTTAGATCCAAAAGACCTCAATGAAGCAATCAAAAGACCACACTATCCAAACAAGACGCTTGATGACATATTGCCAGAGTTGTCAAATGCAACCATTTTCTCAAAGCTTGATGCTCGCAGTGGTTATTGGTCAATTAAGCTCACAGAAAAGGCTTCATACCTGACAACATTCAACAGCCCCTTTGGCAGGTATCGTTTCTTGCGGTTACCATTTGGCCTGAATAACGCAAATGATTTGTTCCAAGAAAAAATGGACCATTGTCTTGAAAATTTGCCAGGTGTTAGGACAATTGTTGACGATATTGTCGTTTTTGGTAAGGATCATGCAGATCACGACCGCAATTTTGACATGCTCATGACGAGATGTCGTGAAATGGGTATAAAACTTAATGCAGATAAGACCGATATAGGCAAGAGCGAAATCCCCTTCTTTGGTCACATTCTCAGCTCTGAGGGACTAAAAATGGATCCTGCAAAAGTCAAGGCCATACAGGACATGCCACCACCAAATTCAAAATCAGAACTACAAACTGTTTTGGGAATGGTCACATACCTTCAAAGGTTTGCACCCAAACTCTCTGAAATCACACTGCCCTTAAGGCAACTACTTTCTAAGGATGTAGAATTTGTATGGGATATGCCCCAACAGGAAGCATTTCAGAAAGTCAAGAATGTCATAACTCAGAGTCCAGGTCCTGTATTAGCTTACTTTGACCCCAAAAAGGAAATAACTCTACAGGTTGATGCTTCCAAATATGGCCTTGCTGCAGTTCTCATGCAAGATGAGAAACCAGTCAGTTTTGCTTCGAAATCTCTCACTAAAACAGAGGTTAACTATGCTCAGATAACGAAAGAGCTATATGCCATTTTCTTTGGTTGCAAAAGGTTTCACCAGTACGTATATGGTAAACGAATCAAATGTCAGAGCGATCATAAACCACTGTTGGCAATTTGGAAAAAAGGCTTGCATTGTGCACCCCCAACTTGGCAACGTTTGCTGTTACAGTTGCAGAAATACGATGTAGAATTGATATTTGTCCCAGGTAAACAAATTCCTCTAGCAGACACGCTGTCTCGCAAATATTTACCTGACACATACCCAGAAATTGCAGAAGGTTTAGACGTGCATGTACACGCTGTCATGTCAAATTTACCTGTAAGTGATCAGAAAATGGAGCTGATAAGGACTGCCACAGAGTCAGATTCTCAAATGCAATTACTTGCAAAGGTTATTCTTGAAGGATGGTCAAATGACAGACCACAATGCCCCAGCACGCTTCTTGAATTTTGGAACTTTAGGGATGAATTGTCAGTAGTTGATGGCATTATACTGAAAGGAAACAAAATCCTTATTCCCAAGGAAATCAGACCCTTAATGTTGGAAAAGATTCATGAAGGTCACTTTGGTGTAGAAAAATGCACACAACGCGCACGCGAGGTTCTGTTTTGGCCAAATATGTCTTCAGAGATAAAATCACTAGTGCTAAATTGCCCAATTTGCCTAGAACACAGGTGTTCAAATCAAAAGGAACCCCTGCAACCTAGCAAAGTGCCCGATAGACCATGGCAAATCTGTGCCACAGATCTGTTCCACTGGAACAATTCTGATTATGTCTTGCTGGTGGATGCATACAGCAGATATTTTGAGGTTAGCATGCTCCCAAACTCAAGGTCAGTCACAGTGATTGATAAATTGAAAGGTTACTTCAGCCGTCACGGCATCCCAGAAGTTTTACGATCTGATAATGGACCATGCTATGACTCTTTAGAGTTCAACAAATTTGCAGAACAGTACGATTTCAAACACATAACATCTTCCCCAGGTCACTCCTCGGGTAATGGACTTGCTGAAATTACCGTCAAGACAATTAAGTCTctgttcacaaaaacaaaacaggcaGGAAATGACCCATACCTAGCACTGTTAGAGTATCGCAATGCCCCATTACAATGTGGTCAATCCCCTGCACAGCTCTTAATGAGCAGACAGTTAAGGTCAACACTGCCATTAGTAGACAAACAGCTTAAGCCACGAGTACATGATATGCAGACTGTTAAagacaaaatgcatatttccaaacaaaagTCAAAGTTTTATCATGACCAGTCTGCTAAGCCACTCAGATCTCTTGAAATAGGTGAAAGTGTAAGG GAACTTAGCAAATTACTACAAGCTGTGAACTCCAGTACTGACTGTGAGAACCCTACTTCAAAGAAAGAGAGATGTTACATAATTGGACTAGCTGCCAATTACTGA